One Halorientalis litorea DNA segment encodes these proteins:
- the lysA gene encoding diaminopimelate decarboxylase translates to MTSPAVRRLSEWDAERLRGLASEYGTPLYLVDLDRVRENAARLQSAFEFEDLSYAVKANTTRSVLETLRDAGVGAECASAGEVKRALDAGFDGADVRYTAVNPPDRDLDFVVDEADADLVVTVGATDTLDRLADRGYDGRLCIRVNPGVGAGHHEKVATGADPKFGVPYDRAPDLAREAVGRGFELVGLHAHAGSGISGDDLAAHRELVARMGDLARDVIADTTPLDFVNVGGGLGVPYREDEAPLDLRAVAATTREAFGDADATLGLEPGRYFVADAGVLLTRVNTVKPTPETTVVGVDAGMTTLIRPALYDSYHEIRSLAPDGDDREAVTATVAGPVCETADVFGTGRSLPAPERDDLLAVGNAGAYGYEMASQYNSRPRPAVVALEGENDSVAVRRERLDDITELERW, encoded by the coding sequence ATGACTTCGCCCGCAGTCCGTCGGCTGTCCGAGTGGGACGCCGAGCGACTGCGCGGACTGGCGAGCGAGTACGGGACGCCGCTGTATCTCGTCGACCTCGACCGCGTCCGCGAGAACGCCGCGCGCCTCCAGTCTGCCTTCGAGTTCGAGGACCTGTCCTACGCGGTCAAGGCCAACACGACCCGCTCCGTCTTGGAGACGCTCCGTGACGCTGGCGTCGGTGCGGAGTGTGCCTCGGCCGGGGAAGTCAAGCGCGCGCTCGACGCCGGATTCGACGGGGCGGACGTACGGTACACGGCAGTCAACCCGCCCGACCGGGACCTCGATTTCGTGGTGGACGAGGCCGACGCCGACCTCGTGGTGACCGTCGGCGCGACCGACACGCTCGACCGACTCGCGGACCGTGGCTACGACGGCCGTCTCTGCATCCGGGTCAACCCCGGTGTCGGTGCGGGCCATCACGAGAAGGTCGCGACCGGCGCGGACCCGAAGTTCGGTGTGCCCTACGACCGCGCGCCGGACCTCGCCCGCGAGGCCGTCGGCCGCGGTTTCGAACTCGTGGGCCTCCACGCCCACGCCGGGAGCGGCATCTCCGGCGACGACCTCGCCGCCCACCGCGAACTCGTCGCCCGGATGGGGGACCTCGCCCGAGACGTGATTGCCGACACGACCCCCCTCGACTTCGTCAACGTCGGCGGCGGCCTCGGCGTCCCCTACCGGGAGGACGAGGCCCCCCTCGACCTGCGGGCGGTCGCGGCGACGACGCGTGAGGCCTTCGGCGACGCCGACGCGACGCTCGGGCTCGAACCGGGTCGGTACTTCGTAGCCGACGCGGGCGTCCTCCTGACACGGGTCAACACGGTCAAGCCGACACCCGAGACGACCGTCGTGGGCGTCGACGCCGGCATGACGACACTTATCCGTCCGGCCCTGTACGACTCCTACCACGAGATACGGTCGCTCGCGCCGGACGGCGACGACCGGGAGGCAGTCACTGCCACGGTCGCCGGCCCCGTCTGCGAGACGGCGGACGTATTCGGGACGGGCCGCTCGCTACCGGCACCCGAACGGGACGACCTGCTCGCGGTCGGCAACGCCGGTGCGTACGGCTACGAGATGGCGAGCCAGTACAACTCACGACCGCGGCCCGCCGTCGTTGCCCTCGAAGGAGAGAACGACAGCGTGGCGGTCCGACGCGAGCGACTCGACGACATCACGGAGCTAGAACGATGGTAA
- the dapF gene encoding diaminopimelate epimerase: MVNVEKYHGTGNDFIIVDASERVPNRRAFAADLCDRETGLSHPNARKRGADGVLFLALETEYSPPRVVMTLVQPDGSVAAMCGNGARCAAAWVAARTGTDEVMIDTQSGTRRATIGEQGVTIEMGEPVFDPAGVPVATEDPLVEQEVEGLTVTAVNTGVPHAVAFVDDVTDIDMETVAPPVRDADVFPEGANVNVAALRGDGSPDDPDADPARTGFDQRTFERGVEAETDSCGTGAVAIVAAAERLGTVERGERVPVHPPGGRLVVELTDGDALLQGPVEKEYTGEVTVTGPETFEVVLDGTSQ; encoded by the coding sequence ATGGTAAACGTAGAGAAGTACCACGGCACCGGCAACGACTTCATCATCGTCGATGCGAGCGAACGCGTTCCCAACCGCCGGGCGTTCGCCGCCGACCTCTGTGACCGCGAGACGGGCCTCTCGCACCCGAACGCCCGAAAGCGGGGGGCCGACGGCGTCCTCTTTCTGGCACTGGAGACCGAGTACTCACCCCCGCGTGTCGTGATGACGCTCGTCCAACCGGACGGGAGCGTCGCGGCGATGTGCGGGAACGGCGCGCGGTGTGCGGCCGCGTGGGTCGCCGCCCGCACGGGGACCGACGAGGTGATGATAGACACCCAGTCCGGCACGCGCCGTGCGACCATCGGCGAGCAGGGCGTGACAATCGAGATGGGTGAACCGGTCTTCGACCCGGCGGGCGTCCCCGTCGCCACCGAAGACCCGCTCGTCGAACAGGAGGTCGAGGGCCTGACGGTGACGGCGGTCAACACGGGCGTCCCCCACGCTGTCGCGTTCGTCGACGACGTGACCGACATCGACATGGAGACCGTCGCGCCACCCGTCCGGGACGCCGACGTGTTCCCGGAGGGGGCGAACGTCAACGTCGCCGCACTCCGCGGCGACGGGTCGCCGGACGACCCCGACGCAGACCCGGCCCGGACCGGGTTCGACCAACGGACCTTCGAGCGCGGTGTCGAGGCCGAAACCGACTCCTGTGGCACTGGTGCCGTCGCCATCGTCGCCGCCGCCGAACGCCTCGGGACGGTCGAACGCGGCGAGCGCGTCCCGGTCCACCCGCCGGGCGGTCGCCTCGTCGTGGAACTGACCGACGGCGACGCCCTGTTGCAGGGTCCCGTCGAGAAGGAGTACACCGGCGAGGTGACCGTCACCGGCCCCGAGACGTTCGAGGTCGTCCTCGACGGCACCAGCCAGTAA
- a CDS encoding M20 family metallopeptidase, whose amino-acid sequence MFETLSFHERAVRTPSHEDVTAMRELLVETLADHGADPRVDDAGNTLAVREGDGDGPHLVLNTHIDTVPPHVPHERRASPPGVEAGPSDTAGQDGGDVVCGRGACDAKGPLAALLAAFFDADVDRGRLTLAVTPDEEVYSTGAAALSLAADGYIVGEPTGLDACTAAKGRFEGTVTIEGVAAHAAEPGSGANAIRAAAPVLQAIESYDETVGPPEHDALGRPTLEPTVIEGGEATNQIPAACRITVDRRSVPPETQQGFAEQFEAHLDGWLPDSMSLSFAYTERETPFLEAFATPADSDVVQALLGAGAGNVRPFGAATEASYFAADAPTVVFGPGVLADEAGAVAHAEREYVRRSQIERAGDIVTGAVESLLS is encoded by the coding sequence ATGTTCGAGACGCTCTCCTTTCACGAGCGCGCCGTTCGGACGCCCTCCCACGAGGACGTGACTGCGATGCGCGAGCTACTCGTCGAGACGCTCGCCGACCACGGGGCCGACCCGCGCGTGGACGACGCGGGCAACACCCTCGCCGTCCGCGAGGGCGACGGCGACGGGCCGCATCTCGTGTTGAACACACACATCGACACCGTCCCACCGCACGTCCCCCACGAGCGCAGGGCGTCCCCGCCCGGCGTCGAGGCTGGACCGAGTGACACCGCCGGACAGGACGGCGGTGACGTGGTGTGTGGCCGGGGAGCCTGCGACGCGAAGGGACCGCTGGCCGCACTGCTGGCCGCGTTCTTCGACGCGGACGTCGACCGCGGGCGGTTGACGCTGGCCGTCACACCCGACGAGGAGGTGTACTCGACGGGGGCGGCCGCCCTCTCGCTCGCCGCGGACGGCTACATCGTGGGCGAACCGACCGGCCTCGATGCCTGTACCGCCGCCAAGGGTCGCTTCGAGGGGACGGTCACCATCGAGGGCGTCGCGGCCCACGCCGCCGAACCCGGGAGCGGCGCGAACGCGATTCGGGCGGCCGCGCCCGTCCTGCAGGCCATCGAGTCCTACGACGAGACGGTCGGCCCGCCGGAACACGACGCGTTGGGGCGGCCGACGCTGGAACCCACGGTCATCGAGGGCGGCGAGGCGACCAACCAGATACCCGCAGCGTGTCGGATTACAGTCGACCGCCGGAGCGTCCCGCCGGAGACACAACAGGGGTTCGCCGAGCAGTTCGAGGCCCACCTCGACGGCTGGCTTCCCGACTCGATGTCGCTCTCCTTCGCCTACACCGAGCGCGAGACGCCGTTTCTGGAGGCGTTCGCCACGCCCGCCGACAGCGACGTGGTGCAGGCACTGCTGGGGGCGGGTGCGGGGAATGTTCGCCCGTTCGGGGCCGCGACAGAGGCGTCGTACTTCGCGGCCGACGCCCCGACAGTCGTGTTCGGGCCGGGTGTCCTCGCCGACGAGGCTGGGGCCGTCGCCCACGCCGAACGCGAGTACGTCCGCCGGTCACAAATCGAGCGTGCGGGCGACATCGTGACCGGTGCCGTCGAGTCCCTGCTCTCGTAA
- a CDS encoding sulfite exporter TauE/SafE family protein, whose product MVPDGSTLLVVFGAVFAGGLVTGVTGFGYAIVATATLASLLDPRTAIVVVIVPILAANVSLVFELDRAGFTACARRFWAYVAAGAVGTVLGMAALAQVQTAPLTVALGVFTLGYVAATQPWFALPGTSRVDEFCVVETHARKGLLGFLSGIVFGASNVGVQVVAYLRTLSLDRSTFVGVVAMVFLGIGIVRVGAAWVFGLYASPAVLALSVAAALPGLVGVALGRRLRSAVPRRVQELVVYLLLAVIGGTLVWNGGTALVG is encoded by the coding sequence GTGGTCCCTGACGGTTCGACACTCTTGGTCGTCTTCGGTGCCGTGTTCGCCGGGGGACTGGTCACCGGCGTCACCGGGTTCGGCTACGCCATCGTCGCGACGGCGACGCTCGCCTCTCTGCTCGACCCGCGGACGGCCATCGTCGTGGTCATCGTCCCGATTCTCGCCGCCAATGTCTCGCTCGTGTTCGAACTCGACCGGGCAGGATTCACCGCCTGCGCGCGTCGGTTCTGGGCGTACGTCGCGGCGGGGGCCGTCGGCACCGTCCTCGGGATGGCCGCCCTCGCACAGGTACAGACCGCGCCGCTGACCGTCGCACTCGGCGTGTTCACGCTCGGGTACGTCGCCGCGACACAGCCGTGGTTCGCCCTCCCCGGTACGTCGCGGGTCGACGAGTTCTGCGTCGTCGAGACGCACGCGAGAAAGGGGCTGCTCGGTTTCCTCTCGGGTATCGTGTTCGGTGCCTCGAACGTCGGCGTGCAGGTGGTCGCCTACCTGCGGACGCTCTCGCTCGACCGGTCGACGTTCGTCGGCGTCGTCGCCATGGTGTTCTTGGGTATCGGTATCGTCCGGGTCGGCGCGGCGTGGGTGTTCGGACTCTACGCTTCGCCTGCAGTCCTCGCGCTGTCGGTTGCCGCCGCCCTCCCGGGCCTCGTGGGTGTCGCGCTCGGTCGTCGTCTCCGTTCGGCTGTCCCTCGGCGCGTGCAGGAACTCGTGGTGTACCTCCTGCTCGCCGTCATCGGCGGGACGCTCGTTTGGAACGGGGGGACGGCACTGGTTGGCTAA
- a CDS encoding helix-turn-helix domain-containing protein, translating into MRYVEGLLTPERGWFHPIERRIQQAPGIKNERILQMELLEDGTVTTMYEMSGDRDIIEFAAEHIPELITYQISSMDDRILTFAHVESNEMLTGLLELPHQYQIVPDFPIEFAGNGSIRMTIVGDEEQIRESMSAVPEGISVELEKLGDYAPENERLLSRLTDRQREVAEIAVDMGYYDTPRKVTYDDIAEEVDVAPGTVGEILRKVESRLLNALFR; encoded by the coding sequence ATGCGATACGTAGAGGGACTGCTGACACCGGAACGTGGGTGGTTTCACCCCATCGAGCGGCGCATCCAACAGGCTCCCGGTATCAAAAACGAGCGGATTCTGCAGATGGAACTGCTGGAGGACGGAACAGTCACGACGATGTACGAGATGAGCGGCGACCGCGACATCATCGAGTTCGCCGCCGAGCACATCCCCGAACTTATCACCTACCAGATTTCGTCGATGGACGACCGCATCCTCACGTTCGCGCACGTCGAGTCCAACGAGATGCTCACCGGACTGCTCGAGCTCCCCCACCAGTATCAAATCGTCCCCGACTTCCCCATCGAGTTCGCCGGGAACGGTTCGATTCGCATGACTATCGTGGGCGACGAGGAGCAAATCCGGGAGTCGATGTCGGCCGTCCCGGAGGGCATCTCTGTCGAGTTGGAGAAACTCGGCGACTACGCGCCCGAGAACGAACGTCTCCTCTCCCGGTTGACCGACCGACAGCGCGAAGTCGCGGAAATCGCCGTCGATATGGGGTACTACGACACGCCGCGGAAGGTCACCTACGACGACATCGCCGAGGAAGTCGACGTGGCACCCGGCACCGTCGGTGAGATACTCAGAAAAGTCGAATCGCGGCTGTTGAACGCTCTGTTCCGGTAG
- the purB gene encoding adenylosuccinate lyase, giving the protein MTERTPLTAVSPLDGRYARYTEPLVPYASEQALMRARVRVEVEYLVALADLDATPLELGADHRAHLRRLYEEFDAADADIVKQLETTGWQGYAATNHDVKAVEYFVREHLPDGVDASQWIHFGLTSEDVNNLAHRLLVEPAVREVLVPALRDVRDALVEMAHEYRDRSMLARTHGQPATPTTFGKEMAVYASRLGRALGRIEDAADGLAGKLAGASGTYAAHHAAYPEVDWPAFAEAFVTDLGLDHEPLTTQVNHCDDLEALFDALRGANNVLLDLDRDAWLYVSDRYLGQEAAAGETGSSTMPHKVNPIDFENSEGNLSKANADLVFLGDYVTTSRLQRDLSDSTVKRNIGAALAHCLIGYRKCETGLGKVVPNEQVMAEELAATPAVIGEAVQTILRREGHDDAYERVKDLTRGQEVTLADFRDLFADLEVSEAVREELNSLTPAAYVGVAADLSDRQ; this is encoded by the coding sequence ATGACCGAGCGCACTCCACTCACCGCGGTGTCGCCCCTCGACGGGCGGTACGCGCGGTACACCGAACCGCTCGTCCCGTACGCGAGCGAGCAGGCACTGATGCGTGCCCGCGTCCGCGTCGAGGTCGAGTACCTCGTCGCGCTGGCAGACCTCGACGCGACGCCGCTCGAACTCGGGGCCGACCACCGCGCCCACCTCCGGCGTCTCTACGAGGAGTTCGACGCCGCGGACGCCGACATCGTCAAACAGCTCGAAACCACGGGCTGGCAGGGCTACGCGGCGACCAACCACGACGTGAAGGCCGTCGAGTACTTCGTCCGCGAACACTTGCCCGACGGCGTCGACGCGAGCCAGTGGATTCACTTCGGCCTGACCAGCGAGGACGTGAACAACCTCGCCCACCGTCTTCTCGTCGAACCTGCCGTCCGCGAGGTACTGGTGCCCGCGCTCCGGGACGTGCGCGACGCGCTGGTCGAGATGGCCCACGAGTACCGGGACCGCTCGATGCTGGCGCGGACCCACGGCCAGCCGGCGACGCCGACGACGTTCGGCAAGGAGATGGCCGTCTACGCGTCCCGTCTCGGGCGGGCACTGGGTCGCATCGAGGACGCCGCCGACGGCCTCGCCGGCAAACTCGCCGGAGCCTCCGGCACCTACGCCGCCCACCACGCCGCCTACCCGGAGGTCGATTGGCCGGCCTTCGCCGAGGCGTTCGTCACCGACCTCGGTCTCGACCACGAACCGCTGACCACGCAGGTCAACCACTGTGACGACCTCGAAGCACTGTTCGACGCGCTCCGCGGCGCGAACAACGTCCTCCTCGATTTGGACCGCGACGCGTGGCTGTACGTCTCGGACCGCTACCTCGGCCAGGAGGCCGCGGCCGGCGAAACCGGGTCCTCGACGATGCCACACAAAGTCAACCCGATAGACTTCGAGAACAGCGAGGGGAACCTCTCGAAGGCGAACGCCGATTTGGTCTTCCTCGGGGACTACGTGACCACCTCGCGCCTCCAACGTGACCTCTCGGACTCGACGGTCAAACGCAACATCGGGGCGGCACTCGCCCACTGTCTCATCGGCTACCGGAAGTGTGAGACGGGGCTCGGCAAGGTAGTTCCAAACGAGCAGGTGATGGCCGAGGAGTTGGCGGCGACACCGGCAGTCATCGGCGAGGCAGTCCAGACGATTCTGCGGCGTGAAGGGCACGACGACGCCTACGAGCGGGTCAAGGACCTGACGCGAGGACAGGAGGTGACGCTCGCCGACTTCCGTGACCTGTTCGCCGACTTGGAGGTGTCCGAGGCGGTGCGCGAAGAGTTAAACTCACTGACACCAGCCGCATACGTCGGCGTCGCGGCCGACCTGAGCGACCGACAGTAG
- the purH gene encoding bifunctional phosphoribosylaminoimidazolecarboxamide formyltransferase/IMP cyclohydrolase: MNVAGMASNRGRNLMNIHDLAPGGAELSVVLTNSADAPVVEKAAKRGIPTETVVREEGESRRDHEARVVAVLEDYDFELVCLDGYMRVLSETFLDPMPTTLNVHPSLLPAFPGTDAWGDALDYGVDVVGCTVHAVTNAVAEDGSLVEDEIDGGPVVTQEPIPVYEGDTREDLTDRVRQQGEMKAYPRAVRWFAEGRVDIDWDANRVSVADDDGGQFPERRLTSEERHADLRYGENPHQDAALYADTTCEEASVVHADQLNEGAKGMSYNNYNDTDAALNLVKEFDRPAAAVIKHTNPAGCATAETLADAYADALSTDAKSAFGGIVALNRECDAATAEQIIDSFKEVVVAPGYTDDALETLFEKENLRVLDVADKYDPTEPLTEKDLVGGTLVQERDDQAPTREELEVVTEREPTDEQIESMLFAWQTIKHVKSNAILFADGTETVGVGAGQVSRVDAVEIAKMKADRDAEGKSAEGAVMASDAFFPFPDGIEEAADAGIEAVVQPGGSVNDEDVIAAADDHDMAMVFTGSRAFRHD; the protein is encoded by the coding sequence ATGAACGTAGCGGGCATGGCCAGCAACCGCGGCCGCAACCTGATGAACATCCACGACCTCGCACCGGGCGGTGCGGAGTTGTCCGTCGTCCTCACGAACTCGGCGGACGCGCCGGTCGTCGAGAAAGCAGCAAAGCGTGGCATCCCGACCGAAACCGTCGTCAGAGAGGAGGGCGAGAGCCGCCGCGACCACGAGGCACGCGTCGTCGCGGTACTCGAAGACTACGACTTCGAGTTGGTCTGTCTCGACGGCTACATGCGCGTCCTCTCGGAGACGTTCCTCGACCCGATGCCCACGACGCTGAACGTCCACCCGTCGCTTCTCCCGGCGTTCCCCGGAACCGACGCGTGGGGTGACGCTCTCGACTACGGCGTCGATGTCGTCGGCTGTACCGTCCACGCGGTCACCAACGCCGTCGCCGAGGACGGGTCGCTCGTCGAGGACGAAATCGACGGCGGCCCCGTCGTCACGCAGGAACCCATCCCCGTCTACGAGGGCGACACCCGCGAGGACCTCACGGACCGCGTCCGCCAGCAGGGGGAGATGAAAGCCTACCCGCGGGCAGTCCGGTGGTTCGCCGAGGGAAGGGTCGACATCGACTGGGACGCCAACCGCGTCTCCGTCGCCGACGACGACGGCGGGCAGTTCCCCGAGCGTCGCCTCACGAGCGAGGAACGCCACGCCGACCTGCGATACGGGGAGAACCCCCATCAGGACGCCGCGCTCTACGCCGACACCACCTGCGAGGAGGCGAGCGTCGTCCACGCCGATCAGTTGAACGAGGGCGCGAAGGGGATGTCTTACAACAACTACAACGACACCGACGCGGCGTTGAACCTCGTCAAGGAGTTCGACCGCCCCGCCGCCGCGGTCATCAAGCACACCAACCCCGCAGGCTGTGCGACCGCCGAGACGCTCGCCGACGCCTACGCCGACGCGCTCTCGACGGACGCGAAAAGTGCCTTCGGGGGCATCGTCGCGCTCAACCGCGAGTGTGACGCCGCCACCGCCGAACAGATTATCGACTCCTTCAAGGAAGTCGTCGTCGCGCCCGGCTACACCGACGACGCGCTGGAGACGCTGTTCGAGAAGGAGAACCTCCGCGTGCTGGACGTGGCCGACAAGTACGACCCGACCGAACCCCTCACCGAGAAAGACCTCGTCGGCGGAACACTCGTGCAGGAACGTGACGACCAGGCCCCGACGCGTGAGGAGTTGGAAGTCGTCACAGAACGCGAACCGACCGACGAGCAAATCGAGTCGATGCTGTTCGCGTGGCAGACCATCAAACACGTCAAGTCCAACGCCATCCTGTTCGCCGACGGAACCGAGACGGTCGGCGTCGGTGCCGGACAAGTGTCCCGGGTCGACGCCGTCGAAATCGCGAAGATGAAAGCCGACCGGGACGCCGAGGGCAAGAGTGCCGAGGGTGCCGTGATGGCCTCGGACGCCTTTTTCCCGTTCCCGGACGGCATCGAGGAGGCCGCCGACGCGGGCATCGAGGCAGTCGTCCAGCCCGGCGGGTCGGTCAACGACGAGGACGTCATCGCCGCCGCCGACGACCACGACATGGCGATGGTGTTCACCGGCAGTCGCGCGTTCCGCCACGACTGA
- a CDS encoding acyl-CoA dehydrogenase family protein: protein MEFNDMHEMFRDSLRDYLEDEIAPDVDELDQQEMTKDEALGYLRDLRELGIGFDPETAQDYFGDLRFYAIGSEEISRVWPSLNVMLNMSFPAMFANWASDATQDALGDRLDKGEAIGALGVTEPGSGSHSSKPNTVAKKDGDEYVINGEKTWVSNAQICDLAMVVAWDEENEMSDMFIIDQENSPFDTRKLDKLGWKGSPTGQMFFDDVRVPEDNKLSNAIRNLILEHGDIGEALPFPNEMVDLFLEHKPLNAIFSFMRTGMAAMAVGIQQAAYEDALEYTTDRETFGQPIGQHQMIQDRLYQMKANVETSRLLTHHAVDKLAEASDESRMYSSLAKGYACDKSVEVARDALEIYGGNGLSTDYPLERYYRDAQTMTIPDGTEEIQKLIVGYELTDLPAY, encoded by the coding sequence ATGGAATTCAACGACATGCACGAGATGTTCCGGGACTCGCTCCGGGACTACCTCGAGGACGAAATCGCACCGGACGTCGACGAACTCGACCAGCAGGAGATGACCAAAGACGAGGCACTCGGCTACCTGCGTGACCTCCGAGAGCTCGGTATCGGGTTCGACCCGGAGACGGCACAGGACTACTTCGGTGACCTCCGCTTCTACGCCATCGGCTCGGAGGAAATCAGCCGTGTCTGGCCCAGCCTCAACGTCATGCTGAACATGTCCTTCCCGGCGATGTTCGCCAACTGGGCCTCCGATGCGACGCAGGACGCGCTGGGTGACCGTCTAGACAAGGGCGAAGCCATCGGCGCGCTCGGCGTGACCGAACCCGGCTCCGGCAGTCACTCCTCCAAGCCCAACACCGTCGCCAAGAAGGACGGCGACGAGTACGTCATCAACGGGGAGAAGACGTGGGTGTCCAACGCCCAAATCTGTGACCTCGCGATGGTCGTCGCGTGGGACGAGGAAAACGAGATGTCGGACATGTTCATCATCGACCAGGAGAACTCCCCGTTCGACACGCGCAAACTCGACAAGCTCGGGTGGAAAGGGTCGCCCACGGGCCAGATGTTCTTCGACGACGTGCGCGTGCCCGAGGACAACAAGCTCTCGAACGCCATCCGCAACCTCATCCTCGAACACGGCGACATCGGCGAGGCACTGCCGTTCCCGAACGAGATGGTGGACCTGTTCCTCGAACACAAGCCGCTCAACGCCATCTTCTCGTTCATGCGGACCGGCATGGCCGCGATGGCAGTCGGCATCCAGCAGGCCGCCTACGAGGACGCACTGGAGTACACCACCGACCGCGAGACGTTCGGCCAGCCTATCGGTCAGCACCAGATGATTCAGGACCGCCTCTACCAGATGAAGGCCAACGTCGAGACTTCGCGCCTCCTGACCCACCACGCCGTCGACAAACTGGCCGAGGCAAGCGACGAGTCCCGGATGTACTCCTCGCTCGCCAAGGGCTACGCCTGCGACAAGTCCGTCGAAGTCGCGCGTGACGCCCTCGAAATCTACGGCGGGAACGGGCTCTCGACCGACTACCCGCTGGAGCGGTACTACCGCGACGCCCAGACCATGACCATCCCCGACGGCACCGAGGAGATCCAGAAACTCATCGTCGGCTACGAACTCACCGACCTGCCGGCGTACTGA
- a CDS encoding SCP2 sterol-binding domain-containing protein, whose amino-acid sequence MSDDIIQRIEESVNKDEEQLKADLPGLLDDIEGKEQELIEENPDTFAEVIGRMSDIDIADFYADEPEAADQFQDLLWAGVNSLVENNPEIQDAIGANITANFEANDCAMEGHLDVNADDQTVEGGAGQVSDADLTLSGPAGVLTSLITGGTDPVQGFMQQEYELDGSVQKGTQLASVMGEITDNVPN is encoded by the coding sequence ATGTCCGACGACATCATTCAGCGCATCGAAGAATCGGTCAACAAGGACGAAGAACAGCTGAAGGCGGACCTGCCGGGTCTCCTCGACGACATCGAGGGCAAGGAGCAGGAACTCATCGAGGAGAACCCCGACACGTTCGCGGAAGTCATCGGCCGGATGTCCGACATCGACATCGCCGACTTCTACGCCGACGAGCCCGAGGCAGCCGACCAGTTCCAGGACCTGCTCTGGGCGGGCGTCAACTCCCTCGTCGAGAACAACCCCGAGATTCAGGACGCCATCGGCGCGAACATCACGGCCAACTTCGAGGCCAACGACTGCGCGATGGAGGGCCACCTCGACGTGAACGCCGACGACCAGACGGTCGAAGGCGGTGCGGGGCAGGTTTCGGACGCCGACCTGACACTGAGCGGGCCGGCCGGCGTGCTGACGAGCCTCATCACCGGCGGCACCGACCCCGTGCAGGGATTCATGCAGCAGGAGTACGAACTCGACGGCTCCGTGCAGAAGGGGACCCAGCTCGCCTCCGTCATGGGCGAGATTACGGACAACGTCCCGAACTAA
- a CDS encoding SCP2 sterol-binding domain-containing protein: MSTQQQTQFELNEYFPTTAWLDRYQDALNEDEEFIEMSTGWASSWNGDFVFEILDLPVANHQVQDLPEELWTAFEDGITQLPEDTLRSIIDQAPEDIQENIEARSGTLHERAVAEMLETEVVEAPEKVWPGLMNVMPDVLKELMDQLEENVTDDANVYAWIGLEDGGCYETDTLLSLDERDKGFILSADYEQWVALVTGELDVVEGIMSGELELKGDMQKILQYSDAAIKMTDVAADLDKRFLF, encoded by the coding sequence ATGAGTACCCAGCAACAGACGCAGTTCGAACTGAACGAGTACTTCCCGACGACAGCGTGGCTCGACCGGTACCAGGACGCACTCAACGAGGACGAGGAGTTCATCGAGATGAGTACCGGGTGGGCGTCGAGTTGGAACGGCGACTTCGTGTTCGAGATTCTCGACCTCCCCGTCGCGAACCACCAAGTGCAGGACTTGCCCGAGGAGTTGTGGACCGCGTTCGAGGACGGCATCACGCAGCTTCCGGAAGATACCCTCCGTTCGATTATCGACCAAGCACCCGAGGACATTCAGGAGAACATCGAGGCCCGGAGTGGGACGCTTCACGAGCGTGCGGTGGCCGAGATGCTCGAAACCGAAGTCGTCGAGGCTCCCGAGAAGGTCTGGCCGGGGCTGATGAACGTCATGCCGGACGTGCTGAAGGAACTGATGGACCAACTCGAGGAGAACGTGACCGACGACGCGAACGTGTACGCGTGGATCGGCCTCGAAGACGGCGGCTGTTACGAGACGGACACCCTCCTGAGTCTCGACGAGCGTGACAAGGGCTTCATCCTCAGTGCCGACTACGAGCAGTGGGTCGCACTCGTCACCGGCGAACTCGACGTGGTGGAGGGCATCATGTCCGGCGAGCTCGAACTCAAAGGCGACATGCAGAAAATCCTCCAGTACTCCGACGCGGCCATCAAGATGACCGACGTGGCGGCCGACCTAGACAAGCGGTTCCTCTTCTGA